One Notolabrus celidotus isolate fNotCel1 chromosome 16, fNotCel1.pri, whole genome shotgun sequence DNA window includes the following coding sequences:
- the krit1 gene encoding krev interaction trapped protein 1 isoform X2, translating into MGNEDSLEDVFVAVIRPKNQVSLSSKEYRAKAYEILLIEVPLEGKEKKRKKVLLATKIQTGGDKSKSILDYVDEKIRPLSSNQGFIGKRVVHMKKFSLDGGNEGKEASLFVVPVSVKDNSKPVYTPGSPSFYCFQDIMRVCSETSAHFCSITSKMLLALDKWLAEQHTVPHAIPALFRPAPMDRVKTNVSNPAYSSEGKLSDEGLHMGYTALEIKSKMMSLEKADMCILNPLYGSDLQYTNRVDKVIINPYFGLGAPDYSKIQIPKREKWQHGPNCVTEDKERQWVDDFPLHRSACEGDVELLSKLLDSGFSVKQLDSDHWAPIHYACWHGKVEATKLLMEKGNCNPNLLNGQLSSPLHFAARGGHVEIVQLLLQHPEIDRHIEDQQKRSPLQVCEENKQNEWEETMKLLQQANTKPYEKVRIYRMDGSYRSVELKHGNNTTVQQIMEGMRLSQETQQYFTIWICSENLHLQLKPYHKPLQHLRIWTEIVTDLTVLDPQRESPQLFLRRDVEDPLAILILFDEARHCLLKGFFPAPDSKLITLASLLLQIIYGSYESKKHKQGFLNEENLKSIVPISKVKSKAYHWTNRILHEYKALSTSEGVSKEMHHLQRLFLQNCWDIPTYGAAFFTGQVYTKASASNHKVIRVYVGVNTKGLHLMNMETKVLLISLEYSTFMWQLGHADQYFQIHSGDNKMNFIVHTKQAGLIVKLLMKLSGQMTPNDKGIMDKYAYG; encoded by the exons ATGGGCAACGAGGACAGCCTGGAGGATGTGTTTGTCGCTGTCATTCGCCCAAAGAACCAAGTCAGCCTGAGTTCCAAGGAGTACAGAGCCAAAGCCTATGAG ATCCTCCTGATTGAAGTACCTCTGGAggggaaggagaagaaaagaaagaaagtcctGCTGGCCACAAAGATCCAAACAGGAGGAGACAAATCCAAATCTATACTGGattatgttgatgaaaaaatcaGACCATTATCCAGTAACCAAGGCTTCATAG GGAAGCGCGTTGTGCATATGAAGAAATTCTCCCTTGATGGAGGTAATGAAGGgaaagaggcatcactttttGTTGTGCCAGTTAGTGTTAAAG ACAACAGCAAGCCGGTCTACACCCCGGGCAGCCCAAGCTTCTACTGCTTCCAGGACATCATGCGGGTGTGCAGCGAAACCAGCGCTCACTTCTGCTCCATCACCTCAAAGATGCTCCTGGCCTTAGACAA ATGGTTAGCAGAGCAGCACACTGTGCCTCACGCCATCCCCGCTCTGTTCAGACCAGCACCTATGGACAGGGTGAAGACCAACGTCAGCAACCCGGCCTACAGCAGCGAAGGCAAACTGAGCGACGAGGGTCTGCACATGGGCTACACGGCTCTGGAGATCAAGAGTAAGATGATGTCACTGGAGAAGGCAGACATGTGCATCCTCAACCCGCTGTATGGCTCTGATCTGCAGTACACCAACCGA GTGGACAAAGTTATCATCAACCCGTACTTTGGACTCGGTGCACCCGACTACTCCAAAATCCAGATCCCGAAGAGAGAGAAGTGGCAACACGGACCCAACTGTGTGACAGAAGACAA GGAGCGGCAGTGGGTGGATGACTTCCCTCTTCACCGCAGCGCCTGTGAAGGAGATGTGGAGCTGCTCTCTAAACTACTGGACAGCGGTTTTTCAGTTAAGCAGCTGGACAGCGACCACTGGGCCCCTATTCACTACGCCTGCTG GCACGGTAAAGTCGAAGCCACCAAGCTGTTGATGGAGAAAGGGAACTGTAATCCCAACCTGCTGAATGGACAGCTTAGCTCGCCGCTGCATTTTGCAGCTAGAGGAGGACACGTGGAGATAGTACAACTCCTGCTACAGCACCCTGAGATCGATAGG CACATTGAAGACCAGCAGAAGAGGTCTCctctgcaggtgtgtgaggaGAACAAACAGAACGAATGGGAGGAGACtatgaagctgctgcagcaagCCAACACCAAACCT TATGAGAAGGTGCGTATCTACCGCATGGATGGGTCATATCGCTCTGTGGAGCTAAAGCATGGCAACAATACGACCGTGCAGCAGATCATGGAGGGCATGCGGCTTTCACAGGAGACCCAGCAGTACTTCACCATATGGATCTGCTCTGAGAACCTCC ACCTGCAGCTGAAACCATACCATAAGCCCCTACAGCACCTACGGATCTGGACAGAGATCGTGACGGACCTGACGGTGCTGGATCCTCAAAGGGAATCACCTCAGCTCTTCCTCCGCAGGGAT GTGGAGGATCCTCTGGCCATTCTCATCCTGTTTGATGAAGCTCGTCACTGCCTCCTCAAAGGCTTCTTTCCCGCTCCAGACAGCAAACTGATCACGCTAGCTAGCCTCCTGCTGCAGATCATCTACGGCAGCTATGAGAGCAAGAAGCATAAACAAGGATTCCTCAA TGAGGAAAATCTAAAATCGATTGTGCCGATTTCCAAAGTGAAAAGCAAAGCGTACCACTGGACCAACAGGATCCTGCATGAATACAAA GCTCTGAGCACCAGCGAGGGTGTGAGCAAGGAAATGCACCACCTGCAGCGGCTCTTCCTGCAAAACTGTTGGGACATCCCCACCTATGGAGCAGCCTTTTTCACAGGCCAGGTTTACACCAAGGCCAGTGCCAGCAACCACAAGGTCATCCGCGTCTACGTGGGGGTCAACACAAAGGGGCTACACCTCATGAATATGGAGACCAAG GTTCTTCTCATAAGCTTAGAGTACAGCACTTTCATGTGGCAGCTCGGACATGCTGACCAGTACTTCCAGATACACAGTGGTGATAACAAAATGAACTTCATTGTGCACACAAAACAG GCTGGCCTTATAGTGAAGCTTTTGATGAAGCTGAGTGGACAGATGACTCCAAACGATAAAGGCATAATGGACAAATACGCCTATGGCTGA
- the krit1 gene encoding krev interaction trapped protein 1 isoform X1: MGNEDSLEDVFVAVIRPKNQVSLSSKEYRAKAYEILLIEVPLEGKEKKRKKVLLATKIQTGGDKSKSILDYVDEKIRPLSSNQGFIGKRVVHMKKFSLDGGNEGKEASLFVVPVSVKDNSKPVYTPGSPSFYCFQDIMRVCSETSAHFCSITSKMLLALDKWLAEQHTVPHAIPALFRPAPMDRVKTNVSNPAYSSEGKLSDEGLHMGYTALEIKSKMMSLEKADMCILNPLYGSDLQYTNRVDKVIINPYFGLGAPDYSKIQIPKREKWQHGPNCVTEDKERQWVDDFPLHRSACEGDVELLSKLLDSGFSVKQLDSDHWAPIHYACWHGKVEATKLLMEKGNCNPNLLNGQLSSPLHFAARGGHVEIVQLLLQHPEIDRHIEDQQKRSPLQVCEENKQNEWEETMKLLQQANTKPYEKVRIYRMDGSYRSVELKHGNNTTVQQIMEGMRLSQETQQYFTIWICSENLHLQLKPYHKPLQHLRIWTEIVTDLTVLDPQRESPQLFLRRDVRLPLDVEKKVEDPLAILILFDEARHCLLKGFFPAPDSKLITLASLLLQIIYGSYESKKHKQGFLNEENLKSIVPISKVKSKAYHWTNRILHEYKALSTSEGVSKEMHHLQRLFLQNCWDIPTYGAAFFTGQVYTKASASNHKVIRVYVGVNTKGLHLMNMETKVLLISLEYSTFMWQLGHADQYFQIHSGDNKMNFIVHTKQAGLIVKLLMKLSGQMTPNDKGIMDKYAYG, translated from the exons ATGGGCAACGAGGACAGCCTGGAGGATGTGTTTGTCGCTGTCATTCGCCCAAAGAACCAAGTCAGCCTGAGTTCCAAGGAGTACAGAGCCAAAGCCTATGAG ATCCTCCTGATTGAAGTACCTCTGGAggggaaggagaagaaaagaaagaaagtcctGCTGGCCACAAAGATCCAAACAGGAGGAGACAAATCCAAATCTATACTGGattatgttgatgaaaaaatcaGACCATTATCCAGTAACCAAGGCTTCATAG GGAAGCGCGTTGTGCATATGAAGAAATTCTCCCTTGATGGAGGTAATGAAGGgaaagaggcatcactttttGTTGTGCCAGTTAGTGTTAAAG ACAACAGCAAGCCGGTCTACACCCCGGGCAGCCCAAGCTTCTACTGCTTCCAGGACATCATGCGGGTGTGCAGCGAAACCAGCGCTCACTTCTGCTCCATCACCTCAAAGATGCTCCTGGCCTTAGACAA ATGGTTAGCAGAGCAGCACACTGTGCCTCACGCCATCCCCGCTCTGTTCAGACCAGCACCTATGGACAGGGTGAAGACCAACGTCAGCAACCCGGCCTACAGCAGCGAAGGCAAACTGAGCGACGAGGGTCTGCACATGGGCTACACGGCTCTGGAGATCAAGAGTAAGATGATGTCACTGGAGAAGGCAGACATGTGCATCCTCAACCCGCTGTATGGCTCTGATCTGCAGTACACCAACCGA GTGGACAAAGTTATCATCAACCCGTACTTTGGACTCGGTGCACCCGACTACTCCAAAATCCAGATCCCGAAGAGAGAGAAGTGGCAACACGGACCCAACTGTGTGACAGAAGACAA GGAGCGGCAGTGGGTGGATGACTTCCCTCTTCACCGCAGCGCCTGTGAAGGAGATGTGGAGCTGCTCTCTAAACTACTGGACAGCGGTTTTTCAGTTAAGCAGCTGGACAGCGACCACTGGGCCCCTATTCACTACGCCTGCTG GCACGGTAAAGTCGAAGCCACCAAGCTGTTGATGGAGAAAGGGAACTGTAATCCCAACCTGCTGAATGGACAGCTTAGCTCGCCGCTGCATTTTGCAGCTAGAGGAGGACACGTGGAGATAGTACAACTCCTGCTACAGCACCCTGAGATCGATAGG CACATTGAAGACCAGCAGAAGAGGTCTCctctgcaggtgtgtgaggaGAACAAACAGAACGAATGGGAGGAGACtatgaagctgctgcagcaagCCAACACCAAACCT TATGAGAAGGTGCGTATCTACCGCATGGATGGGTCATATCGCTCTGTGGAGCTAAAGCATGGCAACAATACGACCGTGCAGCAGATCATGGAGGGCATGCGGCTTTCACAGGAGACCCAGCAGTACTTCACCATATGGATCTGCTCTGAGAACCTCC ACCTGCAGCTGAAACCATACCATAAGCCCCTACAGCACCTACGGATCTGGACAGAGATCGTGACGGACCTGACGGTGCTGGATCCTCAAAGGGAATCACCTCAGCTCTTCCTCCGCAGGGATGTACGGCTGCCTCTGGATGTTGAGAAAAAG GTGGAGGATCCTCTGGCCATTCTCATCCTGTTTGATGAAGCTCGTCACTGCCTCCTCAAAGGCTTCTTTCCCGCTCCAGACAGCAAACTGATCACGCTAGCTAGCCTCCTGCTGCAGATCATCTACGGCAGCTATGAGAGCAAGAAGCATAAACAAGGATTCCTCAA TGAGGAAAATCTAAAATCGATTGTGCCGATTTCCAAAGTGAAAAGCAAAGCGTACCACTGGACCAACAGGATCCTGCATGAATACAAA GCTCTGAGCACCAGCGAGGGTGTGAGCAAGGAAATGCACCACCTGCAGCGGCTCTTCCTGCAAAACTGTTGGGACATCCCCACCTATGGAGCAGCCTTTTTCACAGGCCAGGTTTACACCAAGGCCAGTGCCAGCAACCACAAGGTCATCCGCGTCTACGTGGGGGTCAACACAAAGGGGCTACACCTCATGAATATGGAGACCAAG GTTCTTCTCATAAGCTTAGAGTACAGCACTTTCATGTGGCAGCTCGGACATGCTGACCAGTACTTCCAGATACACAGTGGTGATAACAAAATGAACTTCATTGTGCACACAAAACAG GCTGGCCTTATAGTGAAGCTTTTGATGAAGCTGAGTGGACAGATGACTCCAAACGATAAAGGCATAATGGACAAATACGCCTATGGCTGA